Proteins encoded in a region of the Sulfurospirillum arsenophilum NBRC 109478 genome:
- a CDS encoding SAM-dependent methyltransferase, which translates to MKFSEYMQTWLYGNEGYYTKERTIGKEGDFYTAVSTSMFFGGSIAKRLISTIESGFLSPSSYVVEIGAHKGYLLADMIQFIYTLKPALLQSLTFVIVEPFEANQTMQKTYFEEAFGDAIKLLHVKHLEAFTCKEAFFVANEIFDAFSCELIKEDEMLFIENEKAFFATMDDETRKKADEYGIKKGELCLGYEPFAKAMSQCCERFEFVTFDYGDKEARNDFSLRVYANHQVYPFFALTDLVEEKLREPNDFNVFFAKSDLTYDVNFSHLFHAFEKSGISVYDYSTQMKALVDFGLVELLELFANNVSEKQYETELNRIKTLIDPSFMGERFKMACFRKGEMECN; encoded by the coding sequence GTGAAATTTAGCGAGTATATGCAAACGTGGCTCTATGGCAATGAGGGCTACTACACTAAAGAGCGAACCATCGGAAAAGAGGGTGACTTTTACACCGCTGTAAGTACGAGTATGTTTTTTGGTGGTTCCATTGCCAAAAGACTGATTTCAACCATTGAGAGTGGGTTTTTAAGCCCTTCGTCTTATGTGGTTGAGATTGGCGCGCACAAAGGCTATCTGCTTGCTGATATGATTCAGTTTATCTATACTCTCAAACCTGCACTGCTCCAATCCCTTACCTTTGTCATTGTTGAGCCTTTTGAGGCGAATCAAACAATGCAAAAAACCTACTTTGAAGAGGCATTTGGCGATGCCATTAAACTTTTACATGTAAAGCATTTGGAAGCGTTTACATGTAAAGAGGCGTTCTTTGTCGCCAATGAAATTTTCGATGCGTTTTCGTGCGAACTCATCAAAGAAGATGAGATGCTTTTTATTGAAAATGAAAAAGCTTTTTTTGCGACAATGGATGATGAAACACGAAAAAAAGCGGATGAATATGGCATTAAAAAAGGGGAGCTTTGCTTAGGGTATGAGCCTTTTGCAAAAGCGATGAGTCAGTGTTGTGAACGTTTTGAGTTTGTGACGTTTGACTATGGCGATAAAGAAGCGAGAAATGACTTTTCACTGCGTGTTTATGCTAACCATCAGGTCTATCCTTTTTTTGCACTCACCGATTTGGTTGAAGAAAAATTGCGAGAACCAAATGATTTTAATGTCTTTTTTGCAAAATCAGACCTTACGTATGATGTCAATTTTAGCCATCTTTTTCATGCCTTTGAAAAAAGCGGCATTAGCGTGTATGACTATAGCACGCAGATGAAAGCGTTAGTTGATTTTGGATTGGTTGAGCTTTTAGAACTGTTTGCTAACAACGTTTCAGAAAAGCAGTATGAGACAGAATTAAACCGTATTAAAACATTGATCGATCCCTCTTTTATGGGAGAGCGATTTAAAATGGCATGTTTTCGCAAAGGAGAAATGGAATGCAACTGA